A part of Gossypium hirsutum isolate 1008001.06 chromosome A07, Gossypium_hirsutum_v2.1, whole genome shotgun sequence genomic DNA contains:
- the LOC107962066 gene encoding tyrosine-protein phosphatase DSP1 isoform X3 produces the protein MKEDSYNTKLSLNQQPARSHQMCRTIEEYAPAVDHHVDMLSSTSDDLNLIPPLNFAMVDNGIFRSGFPDSANFSFLQTLKLTSIIYLCPEPYPEANTEFLKFNGIKLFQFGIESYKEPFVNIPEDTIREALKLVLDVRNHPVLIHCNRGKHRTGCLVGCLRKLQRWCLSSVFDEYQSGECSVLHRIN, from the exons atgaaagAAGACAGTTATAATACCAAACTAAGCCTAAACCAACAGCCAGCTCGTAGCCATCAGATGTGCAGAACCATAGAAGAATATGCCCCCGCCGTTGACCACCACGTCGACATGTTGTCGTCGACTTCAGATGACCTCAACTTGATTCCTCCTTTGAACTTTGCTATGGTTGACAATGGCATCTTCAGGTCTGGTTTCCCTGATTCTGCCAACTTCTCTTTCCTTCAAACGCTTAAGCTCACCTCCATCAT ATATCTGTGTCCTGAACCATACCCAGAAGCCAACACTGAGTTTTTAAAGTTCAATGGAATCAAGCTTTTTCAGTTTGGAATTGAAAGTTACAAG GAGCCATTTGTAAATATTCCAGAGGATACGATTCGTGAAGCTTTAAAACTCGTCCTCG ATGTTAGGAATCACCCAGTTTTAATTCATTGTAATCGAGGGAAG CACCGAACTGGTTGTCTGGTTGGATGCTTGAGGAAATTGCAAAGATGGTGTTTGTCATCCGTGTTCGACGAGTACCAAAG CGGAGAATGCTCGGTCCTGCATAGGATTAATTAG
- the LOC107962066 gene encoding tyrosine-protein phosphatase DSP1 isoform X2, giving the protein MKEDSYNTKLSLNQQPARSHQMCRTIEEYAPAVDHHVDMLSSTSDDLNLIPPLNFAMVDNGIFRSGFPDSANFSFLQTLKLTSIIYLCPEPYPEANTEFLKFNGIKLFQFGIESYKEPFVNIPEDTIREALKLVLDVRNHPVLIHCNRGKHRTGCLVGCLRKLQRWCLSSVFDEYQRFAAAKARVSDQSGECSVLHRIN; this is encoded by the exons atgaaagAAGACAGTTATAATACCAAACTAAGCCTAAACCAACAGCCAGCTCGTAGCCATCAGATGTGCAGAACCATAGAAGAATATGCCCCCGCCGTTGACCACCACGTCGACATGTTGTCGTCGACTTCAGATGACCTCAACTTGATTCCTCCTTTGAACTTTGCTATGGTTGACAATGGCATCTTCAGGTCTGGTTTCCCTGATTCTGCCAACTTCTCTTTCCTTCAAACGCTTAAGCTCACCTCCATCAT ATATCTGTGTCCTGAACCATACCCAGAAGCCAACACTGAGTTTTTAAAGTTCAATGGAATCAAGCTTTTTCAGTTTGGAATTGAAAGTTACAAG GAGCCATTTGTAAATATTCCAGAGGATACGATTCGTGAAGCTTTAAAACTCGTCCTCG ATGTTAGGAATCACCCAGTTTTAATTCATTGTAATCGAGGGAAG CACCGAACTGGTTGTCTGGTTGGATGCTTGAGGAAATTGCAAAGATGGTGTTTGTCATCCGTGTTCGACGAGTACCAAAGGTTTGCTGCCGCAAAAGCTAGAGTTTCGGATCAGAG CGGAGAATGCTCGGTCCTGCATAGGATTAATTAG
- the LOC107962066 gene encoding probable tyrosine-protein phosphatase DSP4 isoform X1 has protein sequence MKEDSYNTKLSLNQQPARSHQMCRTIEEYAPAVDHHVDMLSSTSDDLNLIPPLNFAMVDNGIFRSGFPDSANFSFLQTLKLTSIIYLCPEPYPEANTEFLKFNGIKLFQFGIESYKEPFVNIPEDTIREALKLVLDVRNHPVLIHCNRGKHRTGCLVGCLRKLQRWCLSSVFDEYQRFAAAKARVSDQRFMELFDVSSLKHLPIGECSVLHRIN, from the exons atgaaagAAGACAGTTATAATACCAAACTAAGCCTAAACCAACAGCCAGCTCGTAGCCATCAGATGTGCAGAACCATAGAAGAATATGCCCCCGCCGTTGACCACCACGTCGACATGTTGTCGTCGACTTCAGATGACCTCAACTTGATTCCTCCTTTGAACTTTGCTATGGTTGACAATGGCATCTTCAGGTCTGGTTTCCCTGATTCTGCCAACTTCTCTTTCCTTCAAACGCTTAAGCTCACCTCCATCAT ATATCTGTGTCCTGAACCATACCCAGAAGCCAACACTGAGTTTTTAAAGTTCAATGGAATCAAGCTTTTTCAGTTTGGAATTGAAAGTTACAAG GAGCCATTTGTAAATATTCCAGAGGATACGATTCGTGAAGCTTTAAAACTCGTCCTCG ATGTTAGGAATCACCCAGTTTTAATTCATTGTAATCGAGGGAAG CACCGAACTGGTTGTCTGGTTGGATGCTTGAGGAAATTGCAAAGATGGTGTTTGTCATCCGTGTTCGACGAGTACCAAAGGTTTGCTGCCGCAAAAGCTAGAGTTTCGGATCAGAGGTTTATGGAGTTGTTTGATGTTTCTAGCCTAAAGCATCTGCCAAT CGGAGAATGCTCGGTCCTGCATAGGATTAATTAG